One window of bacterium genomic DNA carries:
- a CDS encoding LamG domain-containing protein: protein MLNTFIKTYSNRTYQHVTMVRHKGTVIAFALDSERRIFYSVLDLENTEIKSPLDVNYWLGNPKELFFPNEIAEVGVGVADQTLLPAVKKGSRTPAAPGTRVREDEKDLFLSTTARLTADAPFQALSDGRHVFIFRQAIDANHADMVFKLDADGNPIKDANGNPVPIVDATLLVDRFVLAGTDLKTKMEVRYQRSRSKTRPESRKDSLGAKDMEDNPFFEPTQELRFIGNLTEGRFTALLLPTQVVGVQRWQIFSHNGKTGALDSFNIERAQDGLFNTRGSQEAMSGGHAESALRFDDGNWHIDLGSGVNLGETFTQEAWLYPTSADGVQALLTDNGRDKNSAPSLWTYQGRSIRAGFGDGEKWYEFTTNHILALNAWNHVAVTFNGESYRVFVNGEERHRTNQAEVYIDGVKQEERESLAGKTPAARNIRYFGEPNGNSLQGTIDEIRLWRRPRLQAEIQADRRMRLTGLEPGLVGYWRFDEASGDTVYDQTDNAVNGAKHGGEWVTSDAPIGENSGLQRGSFRIANREPASGPAALLYYHQEKTAGGYDGKEKPLKHSARVMLTLATQSSGGVNKEIAALDFGVANTGRLAQTPDNLELPVIARPSLGGKTIDELLNEVSTAEQEVLGLRNDIVNFTDEIDVLNGVIDIVNEAINNTGNRRVTDIRFGERARINDKIQDLQDKRAALAQARSREQNLQRELTNGRVWLYEHSSFRGRVISYGRNGGQFGGGFVGYTDLRERGFNDIISSIRMSEALQAKVYEHANRGGKSRTFTSDTSYVGNDWNDIISSLDIQINSSFNQTLNAATQARIAAENAVATATQVLRDERTNLSTTRQDKMRQRREKEALLTSKQTDLDKLRVSLNEGVAAPMALVFTDPLGLSLTGGLLEFAWTNEAPLLFDSATGKLALYFRGTDDQFFVTYYNTLTQRPQYRLVDERGSECLLCVARSTEPEMDQLKINVLAGADDATCTAIITGPADKNGNQIVETWRHVPRNPERFAKVLNGLANERAYLGSGAIVVNEGRIEAVDISAGSRRALEKGMTLRAGDLRMTVLENAAKGATTIFVQSTATSAPSEEVPVFFIEYDYGQHASANKIPSDLSNGSLLILSGALSAAGEVQIDQELASGNTISCLWTAAAPGHTLAFDGAKSYAHLNSTSQTDLKKFAADGDVTLEAWVRPQVIENRGQIIQHRSASSRYALGLERRELRSALRFDGVNDYVSIANHEALNFAGAITIEAWIKPTIESSHTIQNIVAHGYANNPNAEVFLRILQRDGKFYYEAGSWNGANHLVAFEMPAADRTGLNWVHLAGVYDGSAWRLFRNGVEVASQNENTGALPVPADWAIGSRGGVPERLFKGEIDDVRIWKRGRMQAEIQADMNRQLGGNETDLVGYWHFEAGYARDYSRHNHESTKNGNPQLAVSPLPGYAAYAGAGELFVQAKEPFAAGSWTHLAAAYNQSYALRFDGSSYLDCGADSTLDIAGDMTIEVFLQAANQNPLGILSKGKIDDGTEDNSPCTLYADDSNRIVFAFEDVENGNHVFTSEANAFRRGYFTRLAVTRKQQVVTTEQRDGSGNLTGTKVDQWHDITFYKKNDAGAMVACGAGKYEGPEIGSSSSPFEIGRAFLPGFIEGRFKGVISEVRIWNLARDPENIGVDLKGNEKGLVSWWRFEENQGNIGFDSKSSNHARFKGNIEWIKNPEFNASRLTLYRNGETVATEFKNASGFPVDKDQFTLGALGNSTVQNFFQGEMEEVRIWRMPRTQEQVQDNLFTRLLGEKEELIAYYTFDAEKPGQLTDHSFRGNDLTLRDTLYVFSTAPINEDAPQVRSALAGLRTPFNGILQSRPAAQEYGDLQYDVEGNLIGVLKRCYALVRNGQWHLITGFKVGNLVTEWIGQVQFDPEMIGFIEGPPPAPSENLTFFDYVLKEFTDYDGATAIEITDAQKTTFTYSAERDRGFDMNVELAAEFGGGTQEFVSTPVALAFPIVLTEVVEADITGGIKATFEHSLGWLQDASIGRGKTTTKTSKLELRGIVENINNIRYPYPKVGRRYVPDNVGFALVQSETADVFALRLAHNNALVSYQMRPNPDIPKDWNIISFPINPHYTKQGTLDGKVGFDPDVDYPNALTYSPDSSYFKPIEAYALKNRIQREEEALRAFYEQWDAGAKGRRQDALHFSSKDLAEGKILNNLPKIEKRNLVNTYVWTSDGGMFAETQETFDVLQETMGGSYSFKGQAGGRLSIETTIFKVAAKFEVQAMFGGHINLTVTKSEESENTFGVNAELSGVERNIYFRTPEGEIVMDNSDPNNPKPKRWPGKVNAYRFMTFYLEPKPENFDAFFNKVVDPIWIAQSDDPNAAALREAQQSGKKPPCWRVMHRVTFVSRILPDFSDPTAPPLESALKALDIESNYELIKLLEPFVANKLTNFAEFSRAIRETIKTYHPELQPHTEAIIQYMSLYFGITEDTLLLGSGEGDFVDGGAPLLPEVDAGPDNPQTIAINSALELQGTLINSQQPLENLLIVWSKVSGPAEVTFDDANSLVTNAHFTSRGKYVLRLTMNDGLFAASDDLIVVVNSEPQVSAGADKMIRLRDTATLQGALLDSGLGEEASGTLTYLWSVESGPGEVTFANQNALATTATFTKSGPYLLRLTANNGFFTASDDVVISVAGRVTPGLQTLHVFKEGSGESVRDIAALDPPLPFALPESGVTWVEGGLALAEPTILETAQPPTRLFNALRSSNELTLETWLKPAIEDQAGLARIVTFSGGPAIRNFTLGQRGKQFYAAVRTDTTNQNAGDKALAGGAVMPDSLMHVVITRTASGVLRLFVNGEEVAQRSLPGAFSNWVSTHRLALGNEVGENAGYDRAWSGEYHLVAIYNRALSAEEVQQNFEFGADTNLPPIVFAGGDQTLDLPSAATLQGFLLDDRLMPEQISVKWTQVSGVTNVVFENPDALNTQANFEDSGVFVLRLTASDEQLSASDELRIVVNKAPSLHAGSTQWLALPTAVAELNGVITHDGLGDPALPKNISVNWSQLEGPGQAVFANPQALSTYVNFTVFGKYVLQLSVHNGHQMSTAAATIFVNQAPNIRAGAEAIVNLPDAATLNGEIIESGLADPEGAITRQWSKVSGPGDVAFADANLLSTTASFSKSGVYVLKLTVAISGAHFNLQSEVQVQLTANAAPEVDAGPEVQITLPAVAELEGTISDDGFPDPPGRVTAAWSKVSGPGSVQFSNVSSAYTTARFSQPGNYVLQLLAKDYPQAPPVSAEVNVEVLPSPRVTEGLQALYLFDEGSGSVIHDVAGAGAPLDLRLQQIGNNSQPLQWLNKGLRIVQPTIIKSNGPAMRLINALKSANEITIEAWIKRAASIPDNQSPGRIVTLSADQGRRNFTLGQLHEDRWQVRLRTTNTDENGVRLNNGQPAYQDIDLVPELCHVVYTRRTTGTIRFYLNAVDPAPSTRPRLTGDFSNWDDFELALANELSLDRPWLGELQLIAIYSRALTAAEVKKNFEAGV, encoded by the coding sequence ATGTTGAACACGTTCATCAAAACCTACAGCAATCGTACATACCAGCATGTCACCATGGTGCGCCACAAGGGCACGGTCATCGCCTTTGCGCTGGACAGCGAACGACGCATTTTCTATTCGGTTTTGGATCTCGAAAACACCGAGATCAAATCGCCCCTCGACGTCAACTACTGGCTGGGCAATCCCAAAGAACTGTTCTTTCCCAATGAAATTGCGGAAGTGGGCGTGGGTGTGGCCGATCAAACCCTGCTGCCCGCGGTGAAGAAAGGCAGCCGCACGCCGGCAGCGCCGGGCACGCGCGTGCGCGAGGATGAAAAAGATTTGTTTCTCTCCACCACGGCGCGCCTCACCGCGGATGCGCCCTTTCAGGCACTCTCCGACGGCCGGCACGTGTTCATCTTCCGGCAGGCGATCGACGCGAATCATGCGGACATGGTGTTCAAACTCGATGCCGACGGCAATCCCATCAAAGACGCCAACGGCAATCCCGTGCCCATCGTCGACGCGACGCTGCTCGTCGATCGCTTTGTGCTGGCGGGCACGGATTTGAAAACAAAAATGGAAGTCCGCTACCAGCGCAGCCGCAGCAAAACCCGGCCGGAAAGCCGCAAAGACAGCCTGGGCGCGAAGGATATGGAGGACAATCCTTTTTTCGAGCCGACGCAGGAGTTGCGCTTCATCGGTAATTTGACCGAAGGCCGTTTCACCGCGCTGCTGCTGCCGACGCAGGTGGTGGGTGTGCAGCGCTGGCAGATCTTTTCGCATAACGGCAAAACCGGCGCGCTGGATTCTTTCAACATCGAGCGCGCGCAAGACGGCTTGTTCAACACCCGCGGCTCGCAAGAGGCGATGAGCGGCGGCCATGCCGAATCCGCGCTGCGTTTTGATGACGGCAACTGGCATATCGATCTCGGCAGCGGCGTGAACCTCGGTGAAACCTTCACGCAAGAGGCCTGGCTTTATCCCACCAGCGCCGACGGCGTGCAGGCGTTGCTCACCGACAATGGCCGCGATAAGAATTCCGCGCCTTCATTGTGGACGTATCAGGGCCGGTCGATTCGCGCGGGATTCGGCGACGGCGAAAAATGGTATGAATTCACTACCAATCACATTCTCGCGTTGAATGCGTGGAATCATGTGGCGGTGACGTTCAACGGCGAGTCGTATCGCGTGTTCGTCAACGGCGAAGAACGGCATCGCACGAATCAAGCCGAGGTCTATATCGACGGCGTCAAGCAGGAGGAACGCGAATCGCTTGCCGGCAAAACGCCGGCGGCGCGCAATATTCGTTATTTCGGCGAGCCGAACGGCAATTCCCTGCAGGGCACGATTGATGAAATCCGCTTGTGGCGACGCCCGCGCTTGCAAGCCGAGATTCAGGCGGATCGGCGCATGCGTCTCACCGGCCTGGAGCCGGGACTCGTGGGTTACTGGCGTTTTGATGAAGCCTCGGGCGACACGGTTTACGATCAAACCGACAATGCCGTCAATGGCGCCAAACACGGCGGCGAGTGGGTCACTTCTGATGCGCCGATTGGCGAGAATTCCGGATTGCAGCGCGGCAGTTTTCGCATTGCGAATCGCGAGCCTGCCTCCGGGCCGGCGGCGCTGTTGTATTATCACCAGGAAAAAACCGCCGGCGGTTACGACGGCAAAGAAAAGCCGCTCAAACACAGCGCGCGTGTGATGTTGACCCTGGCCACGCAAAGCAGCGGCGGCGTGAACAAAGAAATCGCGGCGCTCGATTTCGGCGTGGCCAACACCGGCCGCCTGGCGCAAACGCCCGACAATTTGGAATTGCCGGTGATTGCGCGGCCCTCGCTCGGCGGCAAAACCATCGACGAGCTGCTCAACGAAGTCAGCACCGCCGAGCAGGAAGTGCTGGGTCTGCGCAACGACATTGTCAATTTCACCGATGAAATCGACGTGCTTAACGGTGTGATCGATATTGTGAATGAAGCAATCAACAACACCGGCAACCGCCGCGTCACCGACATTCGCTTTGGCGAACGCGCGCGCATCAATGATAAGATTCAAGATCTGCAAGACAAGCGTGCGGCTCTGGCGCAAGCGCGCAGCCGCGAGCAAAACCTGCAAAGAGAGCTGACCAACGGCCGGGTTTGGCTGTACGAACACAGCAGTTTTCGCGGACGGGTGATTTCCTACGGCCGCAACGGCGGGCAATTCGGCGGCGGCTTCGTGGGCTACACCGATTTGCGCGAACGCGGCTTCAATGACATCATTTCTTCGATCAGAATGTCGGAAGCGCTGCAAGCGAAAGTGTACGAACATGCCAATCGCGGCGGCAAATCGAGAACGTTTACCTCGGACACCAGCTACGTCGGCAACGATTGGAACGATATCATCTCGAGTCTCGATATTCAAATCAATTCGAGTTTCAATCAAACGCTCAACGCCGCCACGCAGGCGCGTATTGCCGCAGAAAATGCGGTGGCAACGGCAACACAGGTCTTGCGCGATGAACGCACGAACCTTAGCACCACACGCCAGGACAAGATGCGGCAGCGCCGTGAGAAGGAAGCGCTGCTCACCAGCAAGCAAACCGATTTGGACAAGCTGCGCGTGTCGCTCAACGAAGGTGTCGCCGCGCCCATGGCCCTGGTGTTCACTGATCCCCTCGGCTTGAGCCTCACCGGCGGCTTGCTGGAATTCGCGTGGACGAATGAAGCGCCGCTGCTGTTCGACAGCGCTACCGGCAAGCTCGCGCTGTATTTTCGCGGCACGGATGATCAATTCTTCGTCACCTATTACAACACGCTTACGCAGCGGCCGCAATATCGTCTCGTCGATGAACGCGGCAGCGAGTGCCTGCTGTGCGTCGCGCGTTCCACTGAGCCGGAGATGGATCAGCTCAAGATCAACGTTCTCGCTGGCGCCGACGATGCCACCTGCACGGCGATCATTACGGGTCCGGCAGATAAAAACGGCAATCAAATCGTCGAGACCTGGCGGCACGTGCCGCGCAATCCCGAGCGCTTCGCGAAAGTGCTGAACGGTTTGGCGAATGAGCGCGCCTATCTCGGCTCGGGCGCGATTGTGGTGAATGAAGGCCGCATTGAGGCTGTGGATATTTCTGCTGGCAGCCGACGTGCGTTGGAAAAAGGCATGACGCTGCGCGCCGGCGATTTGCGCATGACGGTTTTGGAAAACGCCGCCAAAGGCGCGACCACGATTTTCGTGCAAAGCACAGCCACCAGCGCGCCGAGCGAGGAAGTGCCGGTCTTTTTTATTGAATATGATTACGGCCAGCACGCCAGCGCCAACAAGATTCCCAGCGATTTGAGCAACGGCTCGCTGCTGATTTTGTCGGGCGCGTTGAGTGCAGCCGGCGAGGTGCAAATCGATCAAGAGCTGGCCAGCGGCAATACGATTTCATGCTTGTGGACTGCGGCAGCGCCCGGCCACACGCTGGCGTTTGACGGCGCAAAAAGTTATGCGCATCTGAATTCCACCAGTCAAACCGATCTGAAAAAATTCGCGGCCGACGGGGATGTGACGCTCGAAGCCTGGGTGCGGCCGCAGGTGATCGAGAATCGCGGCCAGATCATTCAACATCGTTCGGCGAGTTCGCGCTATGCCCTGGGCTTGGAACGGCGCGAGTTGAGATCCGCGCTGCGCTTTGACGGGGTGAATGACTACGTCAGCATTGCTAATCACGAAGCCTTGAATTTCGCGGGCGCGATCACGATCGAGGCCTGGATCAAACCCACGATTGAAAGCAGCCACACGATTCAAAACATTGTTGCGCACGGCTACGCCAACAATCCCAACGCCGAAGTATTCTTGCGCATTCTGCAGCGCGACGGCAAATTCTACTATGAAGCCGGTTCCTGGAATGGCGCAAATCATCTCGTGGCATTTGAAATGCCGGCAGCGGATCGCACCGGCTTGAATTGGGTTCATCTTGCCGGCGTTTATGACGGCAGCGCATGGCGGCTTTTTCGCAACGGCGTGGAAGTCGCCTCGCAAAACGAGAACACCGGCGCGCTGCCGGTGCCGGCGGATTGGGCCATCGGCAGCCGCGGCGGCGTGCCAGAGCGGCTGTTCAAAGGTGAAATCGATGACGTCCGCATTTGGAAGCGCGGACGCATGCAAGCCGAAATTCAGGCGGACATGAATCGCCAGCTTGGCGGCAATGAAACCGATCTCGTCGGCTACTGGCATTTTGAAGCGGGTTATGCGCGCGATTATTCGCGTCACAATCATGAAAGCACGAAAAACGGCAATCCGCAGCTTGCGGTTTCGCCGTTGCCGGGCTATGCCGCATACGCCGGCGCCGGCGAATTATTCGTGCAAGCAAAAGAGCCGTTTGCCGCGGGCAGTTGGACGCATCTCGCCGCAGCTTATAATCAATCGTATGCTTTGCGCTTTGACGGCTCTTCTTATCTCGATTGCGGCGCAGACAGCACGCTCGATATCGCTGGGGATATGACTATTGAAGTATTTCTGCAAGCGGCGAATCAAAATCCGCTGGGCATTCTCAGCAAGGGTAAAATTGACGACGGCACGGAAGATAATTCGCCCTGCACGCTTTACGCTGATGACAGCAACCGAATTGTGTTTGCTTTTGAAGATGTGGAGAACGGCAATCACGTCTTCACCTCGGAGGCCAATGCGTTCCGGCGCGGCTATTTCACGCGCCTCGCGGTGACGCGCAAGCAGCAAGTCGTGACCACTGAACAGCGCGACGGCAGCGGCAATCTCACCGGCACGAAAGTCGACCAGTGGCACGACATCACATTTTACAAAAAGAATGACGCCGGCGCGATGGTGGCGTGCGGCGCGGGAAAATATGAAGGCCCCGAGATTGGCAGCAGCAGCAGCCCGTTCGAAATCGGGCGCGCGTTTCTGCCGGGTTTCATCGAAGGCCGCTTCAAAGGCGTGATCAGCGAAGTGCGCATTTGGAATTTGGCGCGCGATCCGGAAAATATTGGCGTCGATCTCAAAGGCAACGAAAAAGGCCTGGTTTCCTGGTGGCGCTTCGAAGAAAATCAGGGCAACATCGGCTTTGATTCCAAAAGCAGCAATCATGCGCGTTTCAAGGGCAATATTGAATGGATCAAGAATCCCGAATTCAATGCCTCACGCTTGACGCTGTATCGCAACGGCGAAACCGTGGCCACGGAATTCAAAAACGCGAGCGGCTTTCCGGTGGATAAAGATCAATTCACGCTGGGCGCGCTCGGCAACAGCACGGTGCAGAATTTCTTCCAGGGCGAGATGGAGGAAGTGCGCATCTGGCGCATGCCGCGCACGCAGGAACAAGTGCAGGATAATCTCTTCACCCGCCTGCTCGGCGAGAAGGAAGAGTTGATCGCGTATTACACCTTTGATGCGGAAAAGCCCGGGCAACTCACGGATCATTCGTTTCGCGGCAATGATCTGACTTTGCGCGACACGCTGTATGTGTTTTCCACTGCGCCGATCAACGAAGATGCGCCGCAAGTGCGTAGCGCGCTGGCGGGATTGCGCACGCCCTTCAACGGCATTTTGCAAAGCCGGCCCGCGGCGCAGGAATACGGCGATTTGCAGTACGACGTCGAAGGCAATCTCATCGGCGTGCTCAAACGCTGCTATGCGCTGGTGCGCAACGGGCAATGGCATTTGATCACCGGCTTCAAAGTCGGCAATCTGGTGACGGAATGGATCGGCCAGGTGCAATTCGATCCCGAAATGATCGGCTTCATCGAAGGCCCGCCGCCGGCGCCGAGTGAGAATCTCACCTTCTTCGATTATGTGTTGAAGGAATTCACGGATTATGACGGCGCCACCGCGATCGAGATTACCGACGCGCAGAAAACCACATTCACATATTCCGCCGAGCGCGACCGCGGCTTCGACATGAACGTCGAATTGGCGGCGGAATTCGGCGGCGGCACGCAGGAGTTTGTGAGTACGCCGGTGGCTCTGGCGTTTCCCATCGTACTCACCGAGGTGGTGGAGGCTGACATCACCGGCGGCATCAAGGCCACGTTCGAGCACAGCCTGGGCTGGCTGCAGGATGCCAGTATCGGTCGCGGCAAAACCACGACGAAAACCAGCAAGCTCGAATTGCGCGGCATCGTGGAGAACATCAATAACATTCGATATCCCTATCCCAAAGTGGGACGGCGTTACGTGCCGGATAACGTCGGCTTCGCGCTGGTGCAATCCGAAACCGCGGATGTGTTTGCGCTGCGGCTGGCGCACAACAACGCGCTGGTATCGTACCAAATGCGGCCCAATCCCGACATTCCCAAAGATTGGAACATTATTTCATTTCCCATCAATCCGCATTATACCAAACAGGGCACGCTCGACGGCAAAGTCGGTTTCGATCCTGACGTCGATTATCCCAACGCGCTCACCTACAGTCCCGACAGCAGTTATTTCAAACCGATCGAGGCCTATGCGTTGAAGAATCGCATTCAACGCGAAGAGGAAGCGCTGCGCGCGTTTTACGAGCAATGGGACGCGGGCGCGAAAGGCCGGCGGCAAGACGCGTTACATTTTTCGAGCAAGGATTTGGCGGAGGGCAAAATTCTTAACAATCTCCCCAAAATCGAAAAACGCAATCTCGTCAACACCTATGTGTGGACTTCGGATGGCGGCATGTTTGCCGAGACCCAGGAGACTTTCGATGTTTTGCAGGAAACCATGGGAGGATCGTATTCTTTCAAAGGCCAGGCCGGCGGGCGCTTGTCGATAGAAACGACGATCTTCAAAGTCGCGGCCAAGTTCGAAGTGCAGGCAATGTTCGGCGGCCACATCAATCTCACTGTGACCAAGAGTGAAGAATCGGAAAACACCTTCGGCGTCAACGCCGAGTTGAGCGGCGTGGAACGCAACATTTATTTCCGCACGCCCGAGGGCGAGATCGTGATGGACAACAGCGATCCCAACAATCCCAAACCCAAAAGATGGCCGGGCAAAGTCAATGCGTATCGCTTCATGACGTTTTATCTCGAGCCCAAGCCCGAAAATTTCGACGCGTTCTTCAACAAAGTCGTGGATCCGATTTGGATCGCGCAAAGCGATGACCCCAACGCCGCCGCGCTGCGCGAGGCGCAACAATCCGGCAAGAAACCGCCGTGCTGGCGCGTGATGCACCGCGTCACGTTCGTGAGCCGCATTCTGCCGGATTTTAGCGACCCGACCGCGCCGCCGCTGGAAAGCGCGCTCAAGGCGCTCGATATCGAAAGCAATTATGAGTTGATCAAGCTGCTCGAACCGTTCGTGGCCAACAAGCTCACGAATTTTGCGGAATTCTCGCGCGCGATTCGCGAGACCATCAAGACGTACCATCCCGAATTGCAGCCGCACACCGAGGCCATTATTCAATACATGAGTTTGTACTTCGGCATTACCGAAGACACGTTGCTGCTCGGCAGCGGCGAAGGTGATTTTGTCGATGGTGGCGCGCCATTGCTGCCGGAAGTCGATGCCGGCCCGGATAACCCGCAGACGATTGCGATCAACAGCGCGCTGGAGTTGCAAGGCACATTGATCAACAGCCAGCAGCCGCTGGAGAATTTATTGATCGTGTGGAGCAAGGTTAGCGGGCCTGCCGAAGTCACATTCGATGATGCCAACAGCCTGGTCACCAATGCGCATTTCACCAGTCGCGGCAAATATGTTTTGCGCCTCACGATGAATGACGGGCTGTTTGCGGCGAGCGATGATCTCATTGTCGTCGTCAACAGCGAACCGCAGGTTTCGGCGGGCGCTGATAAAATGATTCGCTTGCGCGACACGGCCACTTTGCAGGGTGCATTGTTGGATTCCGGGCTGGGCGAGGAAGCGAGTGGCACGCTCACGTATCTTTGGTCGGTGGAAAGCGGGCCGGGCGAGGTGACGTTTGCGAATCAAAACGCTCTGGCCACCACCGCCACGTTCACGAAAAGTGGGCCGTATTTGCTGCGCCTCACGGCGAATAACGGCTTTTTCACCGCGAGTGATGATGTCGTGATTTCCGTGGCCGGCCGCGTCACGCCAGGCCTGCAAACGCTGCACGTTTTTAAAGAAGGCAGCGGCGAATCGGTGCGCGACATTGCCGCACTCGATCCGCCGTTGCCGTTCGCGCTTCCCGAAAGCGGCGTGACTTGGGTCGAAGGCGGCCTCGCGCTGGCAGAGCCAACGATTTTGGAAACCGCGCAGCCGCCGACGCGCTTGTTCAACGCGTTGCGATCTTCAAATGAATTGACACTCGAAACGTGGCTCAAACCCGCGATAGAAGATCAAGCGGGATTGGCGCGCATTGTGACATTCTCCGGCGGGCCTGCCATTCGCAATTTCACTTTGGGACAACGCGGCAAGCAATTTTATGCCGCGGTGCGCACCGACACCACCAATCAAAACGCCGGCGACAAAGCGCTGGCCGGCGGCGCGGTAATGCCCGATTCTCTCATGCACGTGGTGATCACGCGCACGGCCTCGGGTGTGTTGCGCTTGTTCGTGAATGGTGAAGAAGTTGCGCAGCGCAGTCTGCCTGGCGCGTTTTCGAATTGGGTCAGCACACACCGCCTGGCGTTGGGCAATGAAGTCGGTGAAAACGCGGGATATGATCGCGCCTGGTCCGGCGAGTATCATCTCGTTGCGATTTATAATCGCGCCCTCAGCGCCGAGGAGGTGCAGCAGAATTTCGAATTCGGCGCGGACACGAATCTGCCGCCGATTGTTTTTGCCGGCGGCGATCAAACTCTCGACCTGCCCAGTGCCGCGACACTGCAAGGCTTTTTGTTGGATGATCGTTTGATGCCCGAGCAAATCAGCGTGAAGTGGACGCAGGTGAGCGGGGTGACGAATGTTGTTTTTGAGAATCCCGATGCGCTGAACACGCAAGCCAACTTCGAAGACAGCGGCGTCTTCGTTTTGCGCCTTACGGCTTCGGATGAACAACTTTCCGCCAGCGACGAGCTGCGGATTGTCGTCAATAAAGCGCCGAGTCTCCATGCCGGCTCAACGCAGTGGCTCGCGTTGCCCACGGCAGTGGCGGAACTCAACGGTGTGATCACGCACGACGGCCTGGGTGATCCGGCCCTGCCGAAGAACATCTCGGTGAATTGGTCGCAACTCGAAGGTCCGGGACAAGCCGTGTTCGCGAATCCGCAGGCATTGAGCACGTACGTCAACTTCACGGTTTTTGGCAAGTATGTTCTGCAATTGTCGGTGCACAACGGCCATCAAATGTCAACCGCCGCGGCGACGATTTTCGTGAATCAAGCGCCGAATATTCGCGCCGGCGCCGAAGCAATTGTCAATTTGCCTGATGCGGCAACTCTCAACGGTGAAATCATCGAATCGGGTCTCGCGGATCCCGAGGGCGCGATCACGCGGCAATGGTCGAAAGTCAGCGGCCCCGGCGACGTGGCATTCGCTGACGCGAATTTGCTCAGTACCACCGCGAGTTTTTCGAAAAGCGGCGTCTACGTGCTGAAGCTCACCGTCGCCATCAGCGGCGCGCATTTCAATTTGCAGAGCGAAGTGCAGGTACAACTCACGGCAAATGCCGCGCCCGAGGTTGATGCCGGACCGGAGGTGCAGATCACACTGCCGGCGGTCGCGGAATTGGAGGGCACGATCAGCGATGACGGCTTCCCTGATCCTCCCGGACGGGTCACCGCCGCGTGGTCGAAAGTGAGCGGCCCGGGTTCCGTGCAATTCAGCAATGTCAGCTCGGCCTACACTACCGCGAGATTCTCGCAACCGGGCAATTATGTTTTGCAATTGCTGGCCAAGGATTATCCGCAAGCGCCGCCGGTCAGCGCTGAAGTGAATGTCGAAGTCCTGCCTTCGCCGCGCGTGACTGAGGGCTTGCAGGCGTTGTATTTGTTTGATGAAGGCAGCGGCAGCGTCATTCACGACGTGGCTGGCGCCGGCGCACCGTTGGATTTGCGCCTGCAGCAGATCGGCAACAACAGTCAACCGCTGCAATGGCTGAACAAAGGGCTGCGCATTGTTCAACCCACGATCATCAAATCCAATGGTCCGGCGATGCGCTTGATCAATGCGTTGAAATCCGCGAATGAAATCACGATTGAGGCCTGGATCAAGCGCGCAGCGAGCATTCCCGATAATCAAAGTCCCGGCCGCATTGTCACGCTTTCGGCGGATCAAGGCCGCCGCAATTTCACGCTGGGACAGTTGCATGAAGATCGCTGGCAAGTTCGCTTGCGCACCACCAACACCGACGAGAACGGTGTGCGCTTGAACAACGGCCAGCCGGCTTATCAAGACATCGATCTCGTGCCGGAATTGTGTCACGTGGTCTACACGCGCCGCACCACGGGTACGATTCGATTCTATCTCAACGCCGTCGATCCCGCGCCCAGCACGCGGCCGCGCCTCACCGGCGATTTCAGCAACTGGGACGATTTCGAGCTCGCGCTCGCCAACGAGTTGTCGCTGGACCGGCCGTGGCTCGGCGAGTTGCAGTTGATCGCGATTTACAGCCGCGCGCTGACCGCGGCGGAGGTGAAGAAGAATTTCGAGGCGGGGGTGTGA
- a CDS encoding HEPN domain-containing protein: MKPLTHEWVMKAEGDFAMVEREARARKKPNYDGLCFHAQQCAEKYLKARLCEAEIEFPKIHDLVTLLDLALAVEPLWEAFREHLGFLTDFAVTFRYPGESADRKTALEARKRCRLFRRVARAALGLEV; the protein is encoded by the coding sequence ATGAAGCCGCTGACGCATGAATGGGTGATGAAGGCCGAAGGCGATTTCGCCATGGTCGAGCGCGAGGCCCGCGCGCGCAAAAAGCCGAACTATGATGGCCTCTGTTTTCATGCCCAGCAATGCGCTGAAAAGTATCTGAAGGCGAGGCTCTGTGAAGCCGAAATCGAATTTCCCAAGATTCACGATTTGGTAACCTTGCTTGATCTGGCGCTGGCCGTCGAACCTCTTTGGGAAGCCTTTCGTGAGCATTTGGGATTTCTCACCGATTTTGCCGTAACCTTTCGCTATCCCGGCGAATCCGCCGACCGGAAAACCGCGCTGGAGGCGCGCAAACGCTGCCGGCTGTTCCGGCGCGTGGCGCGTGCAGCGCTGGGATTGGAAGTTTGA
- a CDS encoding nucleotidyltransferase domain-containing protein, whose translation MTTLEQIQEVAQRIGKEFSPQRIILFGSYAYGNPTPDSDVDLLVITPFQGRSAEKSVEIRLKVRPPFPMDLLVRTPEKVQERLNMGDSFMREILMKGKVLYEAADA comes from the coding sequence ATCACCACCCTCGAGCAAATCCAGGAAGTCGCACAGCGCATCGGCAAAGAATTCTCGCCGCAGCGCATCATTCTGTTCGGCTCCTACGCCTACGGAAACCCGACGCCGGACTCCGACGTGGATTTGCTGGTGATTACGCCGTTTCAAGGTCGCTCTGCTGAGAAGTCTGTCGAGATTCGACTCAAGGTGAGGCCGCCTTTCCCGATGGATCTGTTGGTGCGTACTCCTGAGAAAGTGCAGGAGCGCTTGAATATGGGCGATTCGTTCATGCGTGAAATCTTAATGAAGGGCAAAGTGCTCTATGAAGCCGCTGACGCATGA